A genomic region of Antennarius striatus isolate MH-2024 chromosome 16, ASM4005453v1, whole genome shotgun sequence contains the following coding sequences:
- the LOC137609156 gene encoding mitochondrial glycine transporter B-like isoform X1: protein MFMNFRLVASRGQADLRQVRTGFTVGVVSGKQGRGNLDYLGIRHSVGRRLESRGWKRSRLTKTSRGKRSSKTVMDISRTYPAVKAFLCGSFSGTCSTLLLQPLDLVKTRLQTSQSLQSGLHSGMGRVGMVTVLQNVVKTEKLLGLWKGISPSFARTIPGVGIYFSTYYSLKNHFFQDRNPGAFEAVLLGGGARTVAGVCMLPVTVIKTRFECGMYNYGSVAGALRSVCQTEGPAALYSGLMATLLRDVPFSAVYVMFYSQTKALLPKEISLSPSAPLAIFSCGILSGISASLITQPADVVKTHVQVNPQLRTAEAIRYIYLEHGLQGFFRGAVPRVLRRTVMSALAWTVYEAMMTRMGLKS from the exons ATGTTTATGAACTTCCGTCTTgtcgccagcagggggcaggcAGACCTGAGGCAAGTTAGAACCGGTTTCACTGTGGGGGTCGTAAGTGGTAAACAAGGACGTGGAAATTTGG ATTACTTGGGGATCAGGCATTCAGTGGGAAGAAGACTTGAGTCCAGG GGGTGGAAACGTTCCAGACTAACAAAGACATCAAGAGGAAAAAGATCTTCCAAAACAGTCATGGACATATCGCGG ACCTACCCAGCTGTCAAGGCTTTCCTGTGTGGCTCCTTCAGTGGGACATGTTCCACCCTACTTCTCCAACCTCTCGACCTGGTGAAGACCCGTCTGCAAACTTCACAGTCTTTGCAGAGTGGATTACATTCTGG TATGGGCAGAGTTGGGATGGTGACTGTGCTCCAGAATGTGGTGAAGACAGAGAAGCTGCTGGGCCTGTGGAAAGGGATTTCACCG TCCTTTGCTCGAACCATCCCAGGAGTGGGAATCTACTTCAGCACATATTACTCCCTGAAGAATCACTTCTTCCAGGACAGAAACCCGGGGGCTTTTGAGGCCGTGCTGCTGGGAGGGGGGGCACGGACTGTGGCCGGGGTCTGCATGCTGCCGGTCACCGTCATCAAGACACGCTTTGAG tgcGGCATGTACAATTATGGCAGTGTGGCCGGGGCTCTGCGCAGTGTGTGTCAAACTGAAGGTCCTGCAGCGCTGTACTCGGGGCTGATGGCCACGCTCCTCAGAGACGTTCCTTTCTCCGCCGTCTACGTCATGTTCTACAGCCAGACCAAGGCCCTGTTGCCAAAAG AAATCAGCCTGTCTCCCTCGGCCCCCCTGGCGATTTTCAGCTGTGGAATCTTGTCGGGAATATCGGCCTCCCTGATCACCCAGCCTGCCGATGTGGTCAAAACACATGTTCAAGTGAATCCACAGCTGAGAACAGCCGAGGCTATCAGATATATCTATTTG GAACATGGACTCCAGGGGTTCTTCAGAGGGGCAGTTCCACGGGTGCTGAGGAGGACCGTGATGTCCGCCCTGGCATGGACGGTGTATGAGGCGATGATGACTCGCATGGGGTTGAAGTCCTGA
- the LOC137609156 gene encoding mitochondrial glycine transporter B-like isoform X3, which produces MDISRTYPAVKAFLCGSFSGTCSTLLLQPLDLVKTRLQTSQSLQSGLHSGMGRVGMVTVLQNVVKTEKLLGLWKGISPSFARTIPGVGIYFSTYYSLKNHFFQDRNPGAFEAVLLGGGARTVAGVCMLPVTVIKTRFECGMYNYGSVAGALRSVCQTEGPAALYSGLMATLLRDVPFSAVYVMFYSQTKALLPKEISLSPSAPLAIFSCGILSGISASLITQPADVVKTHVQVNPQLRTAEAIRYIYLEHGLQGFFRGAVPRVLRRTVMSALAWTVYEAMMTRMGLKS; this is translated from the exons ATGGACATATCGCGG ACCTACCCAGCTGTCAAGGCTTTCCTGTGTGGCTCCTTCAGTGGGACATGTTCCACCCTACTTCTCCAACCTCTCGACCTGGTGAAGACCCGTCTGCAAACTTCACAGTCTTTGCAGAGTGGATTACATTCTGG TATGGGCAGAGTTGGGATGGTGACTGTGCTCCAGAATGTGGTGAAGACAGAGAAGCTGCTGGGCCTGTGGAAAGGGATTTCACCG TCCTTTGCTCGAACCATCCCAGGAGTGGGAATCTACTTCAGCACATATTACTCCCTGAAGAATCACTTCTTCCAGGACAGAAACCCGGGGGCTTTTGAGGCCGTGCTGCTGGGAGGGGGGGCACGGACTGTGGCCGGGGTCTGCATGCTGCCGGTCACCGTCATCAAGACACGCTTTGAG tgcGGCATGTACAATTATGGCAGTGTGGCCGGGGCTCTGCGCAGTGTGTGTCAAACTGAAGGTCCTGCAGCGCTGTACTCGGGGCTGATGGCCACGCTCCTCAGAGACGTTCCTTTCTCCGCCGTCTACGTCATGTTCTACAGCCAGACCAAGGCCCTGTTGCCAAAAG AAATCAGCCTGTCTCCCTCGGCCCCCCTGGCGATTTTCAGCTGTGGAATCTTGTCGGGAATATCGGCCTCCCTGATCACCCAGCCTGCCGATGTGGTCAAAACACATGTTCAAGTGAATCCACAGCTGAGAACAGCCGAGGCTATCAGATATATCTATTTG GAACATGGACTCCAGGGGTTCTTCAGAGGGGCAGTTCCACGGGTGCTGAGGAGGACCGTGATGTCCGCCCTGGCATGGACGGTGTATGAGGCGATGATGACTCGCATGGGGTTGAAGTCCTGA
- the LOC137609156 gene encoding mitochondrial glycine transporter B-like isoform X2, translating into MFMNFRLVASRGQADLRQVRTGFTVGVVSGKQGRGNLDYLGIRHSVGRRLESRGWKRSRLTKTSRGKRSSKTVMDISRTYPAVKAFLCGSFSGTCSTLLLQPLDLVKTRLQTSQSLQSGLHSGMGRVGMVTVLQNVVKTEKLLGLWKGISPSFARTIPGVGIYFSTYYSLKNHFFQDRNPGAFEAVLLGGGARTVAGVCMLPVTVIKTRFECGMYNYGSVAGALRSVCQTEGPAALYSGLMATLLRDVPFSAVYVMFYSQTKALLPKGTWTPGVLQRGSSTGAEEDRDVRPGMDGV; encoded by the exons ATGTTTATGAACTTCCGTCTTgtcgccagcagggggcaggcAGACCTGAGGCAAGTTAGAACCGGTTTCACTGTGGGGGTCGTAAGTGGTAAACAAGGACGTGGAAATTTGG ATTACTTGGGGATCAGGCATTCAGTGGGAAGAAGACTTGAGTCCAGG GGGTGGAAACGTTCCAGACTAACAAAGACATCAAGAGGAAAAAGATCTTCCAAAACAGTCATGGACATATCGCGG ACCTACCCAGCTGTCAAGGCTTTCCTGTGTGGCTCCTTCAGTGGGACATGTTCCACCCTACTTCTCCAACCTCTCGACCTGGTGAAGACCCGTCTGCAAACTTCACAGTCTTTGCAGAGTGGATTACATTCTGG TATGGGCAGAGTTGGGATGGTGACTGTGCTCCAGAATGTGGTGAAGACAGAGAAGCTGCTGGGCCTGTGGAAAGGGATTTCACCG TCCTTTGCTCGAACCATCCCAGGAGTGGGAATCTACTTCAGCACATATTACTCCCTGAAGAATCACTTCTTCCAGGACAGAAACCCGGGGGCTTTTGAGGCCGTGCTGCTGGGAGGGGGGGCACGGACTGTGGCCGGGGTCTGCATGCTGCCGGTCACCGTCATCAAGACACGCTTTGAG tgcGGCATGTACAATTATGGCAGTGTGGCCGGGGCTCTGCGCAGTGTGTGTCAAACTGAAGGTCCTGCAGCGCTGTACTCGGGGCTGATGGCCACGCTCCTCAGAGACGTTCCTTTCTCCGCCGTCTACGTCATGTTCTACAGCCAGACCAAGGCCCTGTTGCCAAAAG GAACATGGACTCCAGGGGTTCTTCAGAGGGGCAGTTCCACGGGTGCTGAGGAGGACCGTGATGTCCGCCCTGGCATGGACGGTGTATGA